Proteins co-encoded in one Oreochromis aureus strain Israel breed Guangdong linkage group 3, ZZ_aureus, whole genome shotgun sequence genomic window:
- the LOC116310408 gene encoding claudin domain-containing protein 1-like isoform X1 has product MVDNRYATALVIACVLSIIATVYLSVAIGTQHWYQYSSPTVRGEANISELRSLYEEFMDGEFDEKTYSDTLFRLNGTVGLWWRCVLVPANAHWYKEPGAKMVLECRSFTLPQQFTPKYKEPGNHNSGEDMVRTYLWRCQFLLPLVSLGLVVLAGLTGFCACLCRSLTPTLGIGVLHLLAGLCTLATVCCFLAGMDLLHRVSMLPDTVDGSLGWSLYLALISSPLHMMAAALLVWAARSHSQNYYRMTAYRVA; this is encoded by the exons ATGGTTGACAATCGCTACGCCACAGCTCTGGTCATCGCCTGCGTGTTGAGCATCATAGCCACCGTGTATCTGTCGGTGGCCATCGGAACGCAGCACTGGTACCAGTACAGCAGCCCCACGGTGCGCGGAGAGGCCAACATATCCGAGCTGCGCTCCCTGTACGAGGAGTTCATGGACGGAGAATTCGATGAGAAAACCTACAGCGACACGCTGTTCCGTCTTAACGGGACTGTGGGCCTCTGGTGGCGGTGTGTGCTTGTTCCTGCCAACGCTCACTGGTACAAAGAGCCAG GTGCCAAGATGGTGCTGGAGTGTCGAAGCTTCACTCTACCTCAACAGTTCACTCCAAAGTACAAAGAACCAGGGAACCACAACAGTGGGGAGGACATGGTGCGCACAT ACCTGTGGAGGTGCCAGTTTCTGTTGCCGCTGGTGTCTCTGGGTCTAGTGGTGTTGGCAGGTCTGACTGGATTCTGTGCCTGCCTGTGCCGAAGCCTCACCCCAACTCTTGGAATAGGAGTGCTTCACCTGCTGGCTG GTCTCTGCACCTTAGCCACAGTGTGCTGCTTCCTGGCGGGGATGGACCTGCTCCACAGGGTGTCGATGCTACCCGACACGGTGGACGGCTCTCTCGGCTGGTCGCTGTACCTGGCCCTCATTTCTTCACCTCTCCACATGATGGCTGCCGCTCTGCTGGTGTGGGCGGCACGCAGCCATAGTCAGAACTACTACCGCATGACTGCCTACCGGGTGGCATAG
- the LOC116310408 gene encoding claudin domain-containing protein 1-like isoform X2: protein MLFILGAKMVLECRSFTLPQQFTPKYKEPGNHNSGEDMVRTYLWRCQFLLPLVSLGLVVLAGLTGFCACLCRSLTPTLGIGVLHLLAGLCTLATVCCFLAGMDLLHRVSMLPDTVDGSLGWSLYLALISSPLHMMAAALLVWAARSHSQNYYRMTAYRVA, encoded by the exons GTGCCAAGATGGTGCTGGAGTGTCGAAGCTTCACTCTACCTCAACAGTTCACTCCAAAGTACAAAGAACCAGGGAACCACAACAGTGGGGAGGACATGGTGCGCACAT ACCTGTGGAGGTGCCAGTTTCTGTTGCCGCTGGTGTCTCTGGGTCTAGTGGTGTTGGCAGGTCTGACTGGATTCTGTGCCTGCCTGTGCCGAAGCCTCACCCCAACTCTTGGAATAGGAGTGCTTCACCTGCTGGCTG GTCTCTGCACCTTAGCCACAGTGTGCTGCTTCCTGGCGGGGATGGACCTGCTCCACAGGGTGTCGATGCTACCCGACACGGTGGACGGCTCTCTCGGCTGGTCGCTGTACCTGGCCCTCATTTCTTCACCTCTCCACATGATGGCTGCCGCTCTGCTGGTGTGGGCGGCACGCAGCCATAGTCAGAACTACTACCGCATGACTGCCTACCGGGTGGCATAG